A part of Onthophagus taurus isolate NC chromosome 7, IU_Otau_3.0, whole genome shotgun sequence genomic DNA contains:
- the LOC139430443 gene encoding uncharacterized protein: MCTKRSAKANNKLMMEFDETKDPSYILYLDATNLYGHAMRRKLPTGGFRWLSDEEIQKLDIYNTEDDSEKGYVFEVDLEYPEAIHDEHNDLPFCPERIVPPGSKNAKLIANLENKTKYIIHYVKLKQCLKFGLNLTKIYRVLEFKQSNWMRSYIDFNSDKRAKATNEFEKNHYKAMNNIVYGKTMENVEKRVDVRLVTHWECRHKKPGVEALIAKPNFKSSKIFCDNLIAVQLNVAEVRYCKPLYVDFSILELSKTGMYSFFYDYLKVKYGNNITLLYTDTDSLILEITTPNVYEDIKENIEFFDTSNYPLENIHNIPRGRSVLGRMKDEYPNRCITSFVGTGAKAYCITLLNDNVKKAKGVKKYVIDKHLSVTDYKRVVECGGSIHKKMYIFKSEFHTMYTELKNKIALSSCDDKRYILPNGCNTLAWGHWLIKRLNSNKLI; the protein is encoded by the coding sequence ATGTGCACTAAACGCAGTGCGAAggctaacaataaattaatgatggaATTTGATGAAACCAAAGACCCATCTTATATTTTGTATCTCGACGCTACGAATTTATATGGACACGCAATGAGACGAAAATTACCGACGGGAGGATTTCGATGGCTATCAGATGAGGAGATTCAAAAGTTAGATATTTACAATACGGAAGACGATTCCGAAAAGGGTTACGTGTTCGAGGTAGATTTAGAGTATCCGGAAGCAATACATGATGAACACAACGATTTACCATTTTGTCCAGAACGGATTGTACCCCCAGgttcaaaaaatgcaaagttaatagcaaatttggaaaataaaacaaaatacatcatTCATTACGTGAAACTAAAGCAGTGTCTCAAGTTCGGATTGAACCTAACGAAGATTTACAGAGtattagaatttaaacaatccaaCTGGATGCGGAGCTACATCGATTTCAATTCCGATAAACGTGCGAAAGCTacgaatgaatttgaaaaaaatcattacaaagcaATGAATAACATCGTATACGGTAAGACAatggaaaatgtggaaaagcGAGTGGATGTAAGACTAGTTACCCACTGGGAATGTCGTCATAAAAAACCAGGTGTGGAAGCCCTAATAgccaaaccaaattttaaatcttcaaaaatattttgcgatAATTTGATAGCCGTTCAATTGAACGTCGCGGAAGTTCGTTATTGCAAACCACTGTATGTGGATTTCAGTATATTAGAGCTTTCGAAAACCGGAATGTACAGCTTCTTCTATGAttacttaaaagttaaatatggaaataacatAACACTTTTATACACCGATACTGACTCCCTCATCCTAGAGATTACTACTCCCAATGTATAtgaggatataaaagaaaatattgaattttttgatacgtCCAATTATCCGTTAGAGAATATACACAATATTCCTCGCGGTCGATCTGTGTTGGGAAGAATGAAAGATGAATATCCAAACAGGTGCATAACGTCATTTGTTGGAACAGGAGCTAAAGCGTACTGCATCACCTTGTTGaatgataatgtaaaaaaggCTAAAGGAGTAAAGaaatatgttatagataaacaTTTAAGCGTGACCGATTATAAACGTGTGGTTGAATGTGGCGGAtcgattcataaaaaaatgtacatttttaagtcAGAATTTCATACTATGTATAccgaattaaagaataaaattgctcTTTCATCGTGCGATGATAAACGATACATATTACCGAACGGATGTAATACTTTGGCGTGGGGTCATTGgttgataaaaagattgaattcgaataaattaatttaa
- the LOC139430444 gene encoding uncharacterized protein: MDCAEEETTTKGVVFELAVEVLACCRCYRCRCCCRCYRCRCCCRFGVRLEFTADGNPAALNRRPWVGLTTNGQADRTALNSYLVTVSSDNPADPVSRGVEAIELSGLCIYWNGPEWLRKDESMWPTRVFRKEILPEIKQTIASITTTTDCIVPFFKFSSLTRLKRVVAYMIRFCNNCKPANTKRADSLKSDELRDAMSFIIRCSQQQSFLNEISFLKNAKNIPKKNPLAKLNVFLDNDGILRVGGRLGNSNYTFDKKFPIVISCKHVLARLIFENEHKMLLHTGPQHLLASIRERFWPIGGRNLSKKITRECTKCFRAKPRCPQPQMGNLPCQRVSPAPPFHTTGVDYVGPFMLKNKKGRGSKTIKCYICLFVCFVTRAIHLELVSELTTDCFISALRRFAGRRGMPQQMFLYNGTNFVGANRALNELGNFLISNCNNLTHIINEASINWSFIPPNSPHFGGLWEAGIKSVKFHLKRVTGNTSFTFEDFVTLLVQIEAIVNSRPLTSLSTHPDDMTPLTPAHFLIGKTLTSPADADLRHIKINRLSNFQHIQQVQQHFWSRWSKEYLAELQKRSKWVNGDNNLKENQLVVIKEDNLPTLKWAMGRIIKLHPGEDGIVRVATFVNIIKPISLGQRPNVYWARYWPKPKTGSGHLNKLLVPAAIKEYEYWDDVNELVDRLRLLLASETTGHTAHHNEIISLIEELREAQVIR, translated from the exons ATGGATTGCGccgaagaagaaacaaca acgaAAGGGGTCGTCTTCGAATTGGCGGTTGAAGTGCTGGCTTGTTGTCGCTGTTATCGTTGTCGCTGCTGTTGTCGCTGTTATCGTTGTCGCTGTTGTTGTCGCTTCGGAGTTCGGTTGGAATTCACCGCTGATGGAAACCCGGCCGCCTTAAATAGGCGCCCTTGG GTCGGGTTGACGACCAATGGGCAAGCAGATCGAACGGCGCTCAATTCGTACTTGGTGACAGTATCATCTGATAACCCGGCCGATCCAGTTTCGCGTGGGGTCGAAGCAATCGAATTGTCAGGTTTATGTATTTATTGGAACGGACCAGAATGGTTAAGAAAAGATGAAAGTATGTGGCCCACACGTGTTttcagaaaagaaattttacctGAAATTAAACAAACTATTGCCTCCATAACGACAACAACAGATTGTATTGtcccattttttaaattttcttcattgACACGTTTAAAACGAGTTGTCGCATATATGATTAGATTCTGTAATAATTGTAAACCAGCTAATACAAAGCGCGCTGATTCTTTGAAAAGCGACGAACTACGAGATGCTATGAGTTTTATCATAAGATGTAGTCAACAACAAtcgtttttaaatgaaatatcgtttttaaaaaatgctaaaaatataccaaagaaaAATCCATTggcaaaattaaatgtatttttagacAACGATGGAATATTACGCGTAGGTGGTCGATTAGGAAACTCTAACTAtacttttgataaaaaatttccaATAGTTATATCTTGCAAACATGTTTTAGcacgattaatttttgagaatgaACATAAGATGTTATTGCACACAGGTCCACAGCATTTGCTGGCCTCTATTCGCGAGCGATTTTGGCCTATAGGGGggcgaaatttatcaaaaaagataaCACGTGAATGCACAAAATGTTTTCGAGCAAAGCCACGATGTCCACAACCTCAAATGGGCAATTTACCTTGTCAACGTGTGAGTCCGGCTCCGCCTTTTCATACTACCGGTGTAGATTACGTGGGTCCTTTCATGCTCAAAAATAAGAAAGGTCGTGGTTCAAAAACTATCAAGTGCTACATATGTTTGTTCGTGTGTTTTGTTACGCGAGCTATTCACCTTGAATTGGTGAGCGAACTAACTACCGATTGTTTTATATCTGCACTACGGCGTTTCGCGGGTAGGAGAGGTATGCCTCAACAAATGTTCTTGTATAATGGTACAAATTTTGTGGGTGCAAATCGTGCACTAAACGAATTAGGTAACTTCTTAATAagtaattgtaataatttaactCATATCATCAACGAAGCATCCATTAATTGGTCTTTTATCCCTCCAAATTCACCCCATTTTGGTGGACTATGGGAAGCGGGAATTAAATCAGTTAAATTCCATCTTAAACGTGTAACTGGTAACACTTCATTTACCTTTGAAGATTTTGTAACATTGCTGGTTCAGATCGAAGCGATTGTTAATTCCCGTCCGCTAACTTCGTTATCCACACATCCCGACGATATGACTCCTTTAACCCCAGCACATTTCCTAATTGGTAAAACACTCACATCACCGGCTGATGCAGATTTGAGGCATATCAAAATCAATCGTTTGTCTAATTTCCAACACATTCAGCAAGTGCAACAACATTTTTGGTCAAGATGGTCCAAAGAATACTTGGCGGAACTCCAGAAACGTTCCAAGTGGGTAAATGGTGACaacaatttaaaagaaaatcaattaGTAGTGATTAAAGAAGACAATTTACCTACATTAAAATGGGCTATGGGAAGAATTATTAAACTGCACCCGGGAGAAGATGGAATTGTGCGTGTAGCAACA tttgtgAACATAATCAAACCAATTTCCTTGGGTCAAAGACCAAATGTGTACTGGGCTCGATATTGGCCAAAACCTAAAACTGGATCAGGTCACTTAAATAAGTTGTTAGTACCTGCTGCAATTAAAGAGTACGAATACTGGGACGACGTGAACGAATTAGTTGATCGGTTGCGTTTACTACTTGCTTCCGAAACAACAGGTCATACTGCTCATCATAACGAAATTATATCCCTCATAGAGGAATTACGGGAAGCGCAAGTCATTCGTTAA
- the LOC139430445 gene encoding uncharacterized protein, with amino-acid sequence MSQLDNLIRKRGVIKAKLTNFVKFINKFESDITDGEKDHELLLLELQNRYDRAIKIIDEFEDVQYEIDVLGVDSETQDDERETFEGSFYSSTAKVKRLLSNKTMCSDSLFVASPTPDQSVRLPVIDLPKFKGEYETWLEFRDIFESLIHNNNAINNIQKFHYLISALSGSAREVISSLEITQINYDVAWDLLCTRYNNSRILIQIHLKSLFDIEKIALEKAHLIRKFIDDIRKHMRALAALKEPTENWDTIIIYLATTKLDSGSNREWEQHKVSLKGPELEDLLELLKNRADLLETLDHIEVKQPIASKSKTNARTKSFIVANESNVRVCAICKGEHYIQDCPNFAKLSVQGRIDQVKRLKLCINCLRTGHYLQQCRSSSCKKCKARHHTLLHLEYNRPEPPSQSSTTTQAHNIHFASNTNAYSNVLLSTIIIHAYNKHNRKYLIRALLDPGSQSSFISSETRQRLGLSERETHVNVAGINQLQSTINSSCLIQIYSRYTDFSLKLRCLVIGEITSDLPNFVVNANDLQIPTNLRLADPSFNKPDKIDMLIGADYFWELLCVGQVKLPTGPIMQNTRFGWVISGPVVSASAKLTSHCNFSKLSVTSDVNDKSFSSILCQQLERFWEIEAVQTQAPMSNVAMICAEHFNKTTYRAPDGRFTVTIPFKESIERLGESHKSAERRLLSMERKFKRLPEFGEQYKRFMHEYLELKHMRKINCKTSADLHYYLPHHGVINESSTTTRLRVVFDGSCSTTTGYSLNDLQIVGPNLQPDLFSALIRYRKYIYVMAADIRKMYRACLINPEQTKLQRILWRDSSELPIDTYELLTVTYGPASASYLATRCLKQISLECSDPVVANVIGNHFYVDDLLTGANSLDELSYIIREVQSNLEKSGFQLAKWTSNDPQLLQEFTESNSSESVDLGRNENTRTLGLLWNSTEDEFHYRIKINSDNSLTKRAILSDIAQIFDPLGLLCPVIIKAKIILQKIWQTGLDWDEPLPNSLYTSWLKFRDKLSCLNSVRIPRCISLKQSKIIEIHGFSDASTQAYGACVYLRSFESHKNISVQLVCAKSRVAPLKRVTVPRLELLGALLLSDLIIKVNVALGLDISRIVCWTDSSVVLGWLAMDHSKLQVFVGNRIARILEKTCVENWRYVVLLRGMDCAEEETTVVE; translated from the coding sequence ATGAGTCAActagataatttaattagaaAGCGGGGGGTTATAAAAGCAAAACTAacgaattttgttaaatttattaataaatttgaatctgATATCACGGATGGCGAAAAAGATCatgagttattattattagaattaCAAAATCGTTATGATCGCgcaattaaaataatagatGAATTTGAGGATGTTCAATATGAAATTGATGTGTTGGGCGTCGATAGTGAGACGCAGGATGACGAACGAGAAACATTTGAAGGGTCATTTTACTCTAGCACCGCGAAAGTCAAGCGCCTACTTTCGAACAAAACCATGTGTAGCGATTCATTATTTGTAGCGAGTCCTACTCCGGATCAGAGTGTGCGACTCCCGGTAATCGACTTACCGAAATTTAAAGGCGAATATGAAACCTGGTTGGAATTTCGCGATATATTCGAATCGTTAATACATAACAACAACGCtataaacaatattcaaaaatttcattatctGATATCCGCATTATCCGGGTCCGCTCGTGAAGTAATATCAAGCTTAGAAATAActcaaataaattatgacGTTGCTTGGGATTTATTATGTACACGTTATAATAATTCGcgaattttaattcaaattcatcttaaatcattatttgatatagaaaaaattgCTTTAGAAAAAGCACATTTAATTcgaaaatttattgatgatattCGTAAACACATGCGCGCTTTAGCTGCTTTAAAAGAGCCTACGGAGAACTGGGAcacgattattatttatttagctACAACTAAATTAGACAGTGGCTCTAACCGTGAATGGGAACAACATAAAGTTTCATTAAAAGGTCCCGAATTGGAAGATTTACtagaactattaaaaaatcgtgcgGATCTATTAGAAACACTCGATCACATAGAAGTAAAGCAACCAATAGCTTCAAAATCAAAGACAAACGCGCGTACGAAATCATTTATAGTGGCGAATGAATCAAACGTTAGAGTCTGTGCAATTTGTAAAGGCGAACATTACATACAAGATTGCCCAAATTTCGCAAAACTTTCCGTACAAGGACGAATTGATCAGGTTAAACGTTTAAAACTTTGCATCAATTGTCTTAGAACCGGTCATTATCTTCAGCAATGTCGCTCAAGTTcttgtaaaaaatgtaaagctAGACATCACACATTACTTCATTTAGAATATAATCGACCAGAACCGCCCTCACAGTCATCAACGACTACGCAGGCTCACAACATACATTTTGCATCTAATACAAACGCGTATTCAAACGTCTTACTTTCCACAATCATAATTCATGCCTATAACAAACATAACCGAAAATATTTGATTCGAGCACTTTTAGATCCGGGTAGCCAAAGCAGTTTTATTTCGTCGGAAACTCGTCAACGGCTAGGATTAAGTGAAAGAGAAACACATGTTAATGTCGCAGGTATAAATCAGTTACAATCTACAATTAATAGTTCGTGtttgatacaaatttattCTCGTTATACTGATTTTTCGCTGAAACTTCGTTGTCTTGTCATTGGGGAAATCACGAGTGATTTGCCAAATTTCGTAGTAAACGCGAATGATCTACAAATTCCAACTAATCTTCGACTAGCAGATCCATCGTTTAACAAACCAGACAAAATAGATATGTTGATTGGAGCAGATTATTTTTGGGAATTATTGTGCGTCGGTCAAGTTAAGCTTCCTACTGGTCCAATAATGCAAAATACGCGTTTCGGTTGGGTTATTTCAGGGCCTGTAGTTTCCGCAAGCGCAAAATTGACCTCACATTGCAATTTTTCTAAACTCTCGGTTACTTCTGACGTGAATGATAAGAGTTTCTCGTCAATATTATGTCAACAATTAGAACGCTTTTGGGAAATCGAAGCGGTACAAACTCAAGCTCCAATGTCAAATGTAGCAATGATTTGTGCAGAACATTTCAACAAAACGACATATCGCGCACCTGATGGCCGATTTACTGTAACAATTCCTTTTAAAGAAAGCATAGAACGATTGGGTGAGTCCCACAAAAGCGCGGAACGTAGATTATTAAGTATGGAGCGCAAATTCAAAAGACTTCCTGAGTTTGGTGAACAATATAAAAGGTTCATGCACGAATATCTCGAATTAAAGCACATGCGTAAGATAAATTGCAAAACATCAGCTGATTTGCATTATTATTTACCACATCACGGGGTTATAAACGAATCTAGCACTACTACCAGATTGCGAGTTGTTTTCGATGGTTCTTGCTCAACAACTACTGGGTATTCCCTTAATGATTTACAAATAGTTGGTCCTAATTTACAGCCTGATTTGTTCAGCGCTTTAATCAGATATCGTAAATATATTTACGTAATGGCTGCAGATATTAGAAAAATGTATCGGGCGTGTTTAATAAATCCCGAACAGACAAAACTTCAGCGAATTCTTTGGCGTGATTCTTCTGAACTTCCAATAGACACATACGAATTATTAACTGTGACATACGGTCCAGCATCAGCTAGTTATTTAGCCACGCGTtgcctaaaacaaataagcttgGAATGCTCCGATCCGGTTGTAGCAAACGTTATTGGTAACCACTTTTATGTCGACGATCTATTGACTGGAGCAAACTCTCTAGATGAACTTAGTTATATCATTCGCGAGGTTCAGAGCAATCTTGAAAAAAGCGGATTTCAATTAGCCAAATGGACGTCAAACGACCCACAACTTTTGCAAGAATTTACAGAAAGTAATAGTTCAGAGTCAGTTGATCTTGGTCGAAATGAGAATACCCGTACTCTAGGTTTATTGTGGAATTCTACCGAAGATGAATTTCATTACAGAATAAAGATAAACTCGGATAATTCGTTAACAAAAAGAGCTATTCTTTCCGACATCGCGCAAATTTTTGACCCACTCGGATTACTATGTCCTGTTataattaaagcaaaaatcaTACTACAAAAAATCTGGCAAACCGGTCTAGATTGGGATGAACCATTACCTAACAGCTTGTACACCAGTTGGCTAAAGTTTCGCGACAAGCTGTCTTGCCTGAATTCCGTACGAATACCGCGTtgtatttcattaaaacaatcaaaaatcatcgaaatacaTGGCTTTTCGGACGCATCAACTCAAGCGTATGGTGCTTGCGTATACCTACGTTCATTTGAATcgcataaaaatatttcagttCAATTGGTTTGCGCAAAATCTCGGGTTGCGCCGTTGAAGAGAGTTACAGTACCGCGGTTAGAGTTATTGGGCGCATTGTTACTCTCTGATTTAATAATCAAAGTAAATGTAGCCTTAGGATTGGACATATCGCGAATAGTCTGTTGGACTGATTCTAGTGTAGTTTTGGGATGGTTGGCTATGGATCATTCGAAATTACAAGTCTTTGTAGGAAATCGAATTGCTCgtattttggaaaaaacaTGTGTTGAAAATTGGAGATATGTAGTATTGTTACGGGGGATGGATTGCGccgaagaagaaacaacagttgttgaataa